The Limisphaera ngatamarikiensis DNA segment AACCGGTAAAATCCCCGGCAGGCCGAGCCGGGGGCCGCCGCAATAGGGGTCCCCGCCCGTGATCCGCAGTTCCATCCCCTCCGCCGTGGCCCGCAACGGTGCCAAATCATGCCAGGGTTCCCACTCCCGCACCGTCCACTCCTCGCGAAAATCGAATCGCCGCTGCCACAGCTCGGCGCCCACCCCCGTCCCGGCCGCCAACCACCCAATCGCAGCCACCAACACACCCAAATGACCCGGTACCCTGATGGATGCTGACACGAAGGCCGCACCCGCGCCCGGTCGCAAACCCCGAATCGCACCAGGCTCATCCCGCATTTCCGACAGTTTCATGACGAACCCTCCCCCGACCCAAGCTCCAACGGCCTGGTCATCGCTTCGCGCAGCCGCGCCAGCACCTCCGACTCGGCACAAGTCCACGTGGCGCGCGTCTGCAGGTCACGAACCTGTGCCCGGACGGTCCCGGATTCGTCGCGAACCAACTGGACCACAAACCGCACCCCCGCGTCGCGCGCCCGTTTAAACTGCTTGTCCGGCTTCTCCGGCCCCAGGGGATGGTCCACTTCAAGGTCGGCGTCCCGGAGTTGTTGCACCAGCCGCACGGTCGGGGCCTGCAGCGAGGCGTCTTCCACCAGACAGAAGACCTGCACCCGGGCCGGTGCCGCCGGCGCCAAACCGCGCGCCCGGATCAGTTCCGCCAACACAACGTCTCCCATGCCAAAGCCCAGGGCCGGCAGGTCCACCCGTCCCCCGCTGATCAAACGGATCAGATGATCGTACCGGCCACCACCGGCAATGGCCCGGAACTGACCCTGCCGATCAAACGCCTCGAACACAATCCCGGTGTAATAGGCCAGGCCGCGGATGACCCGGTAATCAATCGCCACAAACCCATCCAGGCCGCGCGTGCGAAGGTTTTCCATCACCGCATGCAGCTCGGCCGTGGGCGGCGAGGTTCGCAAAAATGCCTCCACCTTGTCCCACGAAATCCCCAGTTCGGCCAGTTTGCGTTCGGTCTCCTCCCGGGGCACGCGTTCCAGTTTGTCGATGGCCTGATAAAAGGCGTACTCCCGTGCAGGGTCCGCAGCCGACGCAGGAACCTGCTGCCGGTAGAATTCCTGCCACGCCTGCCGGCTGCTCACACGCACCACCACATCCGCCGGACCAAACCCGAACGCCCGCAACGTGTCCACCAGTAGCGCAATCACCTCGGCGTCCGCCGCCGGATCCGCCTCGCCGACAATGTCCGCGTTGAACTGAAAATGTTCACGCAGCCGACCCTTCTGCTGGCGCTCATAACGGAACAACTGCGGGATGGCGAACCATTTGAGGGGTTTCTTGTACTGGCGCGCCTGCGCCGCCACCATGCGCGCCAGCGTGGGGGTCATCTCCGGCCGCAGCGCCACCTCGCGTTCCCCCTTGTCCACGAAATGATAGAGCTGCTGCACGATTTCCTCACCGCTCTTGATCTTGTAGAGCTCCAGCGGCTCCAGCGGCGGACCGTCGTACTCGACGAATCCGTACCGACGCGCCACCCGCCGCCAGGTCCGATGAATGTAATCGCGCAGGCTGGCGCTCCAGGCCAACGCGTCCCCGGAAGGGACCGGATCCGGATAAAAATCGCGAAATCCCGGCAATCGTTCCATAGTGCCCGAACAGATTAAGCGCTGACTCCCCTTACTAAAGCCGAAAACCACGGACCCGGCCTTCAAAGATTTGCGCCAAAAAGATCACCTGGTCGCCCGGCTGAGCCAACGGCCTCGACCGGTGCTTTCGACCCGGGCGCGGCCCTGGCACAGGAACGACAACGCGCACGTGGAGCTGCGCAACCGGACGCGGGTGCAGGAACACGTCGGCTACGAACGCTACGACAACCCCGAGGTCACCCCGCTGATCAACGCCCTGTGCGCCGGCGCGCTGGGGCAGTTGATCAACCACTTCCTGCCCAACCCTCAAGCTGGAGCCGAAGCAACGGCGGGGCCGGCGCCTGGCACAGCAAAATGGGCCGGCGCAGACGCCCTCGGCGCGGGTGCTGGCGGCGGCGGAAGTCAGCGCGGAAGCCAAGGCCCGCCTGCAAGCCCTTCAACCTACGCTGAACCCCATCCCGCTGGCTCGGGACATCGAGCGGCAGAAGAAGGCGATCGAAGCCCGGCGCCGTTTGCCGGCTTGAAGGAGCCGGAGACCGGGGTCAAAAAGCGTGCGCCCCAACGGGAGCAAAGCCGGGCCGAGCGCCTGCGGGCGTTGGCCCCCTTGGTTTCCCAAGGGAGGGTCAACAGGGTAACAGCCATTTTGGCGCAACGGGCATTCCGCCCGCCCGCGCCCGGTAACAGTTACTTTTGGTGCACGAGATCAAAACCGGTCCAAAGGCCTGTCGCCGAGGAAAGTCGGAGGACCATGCGACGCGACCTTCTTCCCGCGCCAATGCCGGGCTACCCCGGAGAGGGATACCATCCCCGCGAGGCCAGCCATCGGATCCGGCCAGCGCGAACAGCGCCCTCAAAGCGGCCGCGCGACGGGCAAATCC contains these protein-coding regions:
- the hisS gene encoding histidine--tRNA ligase, whose product is MERLPGFRDFYPDPVPSGDALAWSASLRDYIHRTWRRVARRYGFVEYDGPPLEPLELYKIKSGEEIVQQLYHFVDKGEREVALRPEMTPTLARMVAAQARQYKKPLKWFAIPQLFRYERQQKGRLREHFQFNADIVGEADPAADAEVIALLVDTLRAFGFGPADVVVRVSSRQAWQEFYRQQVPASAADPAREYAFYQAIDKLERVPREETERKLAELGISWDKVEAFLRTSPPTAELHAVMENLRTRGLDGFVAIDYRVIRGLAYYTGIVFEAFDRQGQFRAIAGGGRYDHLIRLISGGRVDLPALGFGMGDVVLAELIRARGLAPAAPARVQVFCLVEDASLQAPTVRLVQQLRDADLEVDHPLGPEKPDKQFKRARDAGVRFVVQLVRDESGTVRAQVRDLQTRATWTCAESEVLARLREAMTRPLELGSGEGSS